The Candidatus Sulfotelmatobacter sp. genomic sequence CCGCCGTAGTCGGCGGCGGACAGGTTGGCGGCGTGGAGCTGCGTGCCCATGGCGCCGTCGAACACCAATACGCGGCGACTCAACAGATCGAGATAAGGGCTCTTCATGGGCGGGAAGCGCACTCCTTGCCGGGCTCGCGGCCATTCGCGCGTCGAAGTGGCGAAGAACACTATCGAACGCGTCAAGCCACGGCAAACGCCGCGGTTGACATGTCGTTCGCGATCGCGGTCAATCGCGCCGTCGATCGTCCGTCACTCAGGCCAGGCCCAGGGAGCATCGCCGCCGCATGAGCCCACGCAGCCATCCCGGTCGCGACGCGGGTCGACCGCGCTCCCAGCGCCGCCACTCCGGGGTTTCGCGCGCGCGCCGAGATGCGCCGGCGCCCCTGCCCGCCGCGCCGCTCCTGCACCCGGCGATGCTAGCCGGGCTCGCGGCGCTCGCCGCCTGCATCGTAATCGACGTCACGTTCCGGATGACCGACACCGACTTCTGGCAGCACCTGCTGGTCGGCAAGGTGATCTGGAGCCAGCACCGGATCCCCATGACCAACGAGTGGACCTGGCCGACCTACGGCGTGCGCCAGGTGCTGCCCTCGTGGGCGTTCCGCGCTCTCCTCTGGCCGTTCTGGGCCGCGGCCGGCATGACCGGGCTCCAGCTCTGGCGCTGGGCCACCACGCTCGGCGCGTTCACGCTGTGCTGGCTCACCGCGCGCCGACTTGGTGCCCGCGGCTTCGCGGCGCTGCTGATGATCGGCTGGGCGGCGCTGGTCTACCGCCATCGCGTCTACGCCCGGCCCGAAACGCTGGCCGCGGTGCTGATCGCGCTGACGGTGTGGATTCTCGAAGCGCGGCGCGCGGAGCCCGGCGGGGTAACTTCCGAACGCGGGCCAACGTTCCCACCCGATCGCTCTTGGTGGCTGATCGCGGTCGCCTGGGTATGGGCCAACTCGCACATCTCCTACTGGATGCTGTTCGCCTTGCTCGGCATTCACGCGCTCAACGATCGCTTCGAGCGTTCGTCGCGCCGGCCACGGCTCGAGTGGGTGGCGCTGGCGGCGCTGGCCGCGTGCCTGGTCAATCCGTTCGGCTGGCGCGCGCTGGCGGAGCCGTTCACTTACGCGTTCGTGTGGCGCAACGAAACCATCTACCGGACGATCGGCGAGCTGCAGCCGGTGGACTGGAAATTCCTGGCCACGACTGGATACGCCGCGCTGCTTCCGCTCTGGCCGTTGCTCGCCGCGCTGCGCGCGCGGCGCCGCGGCTGGGATCTGGCCGAGCTGCTGTCGTGCGCGCTGTTCTCGGTGCTCGGGTTGTGGAATCAGCGCTTCGTGAGCGTGTGGGCGGTGGTCGCGGCGCCCTACCTCGCGCGCGGCGCCGCGGCACTCGCGTCCGACCTCCGCTGGCCATCGTGGCTGCGCCCGGCGCGGTCACGCGCGGCGCTGGTCGTGGCGCTGCTGCTCGCCGGGCGGATCGCCGACTGGCGGCGCACCGATCTGCCGCTCGGCATGGGCGTGCTGCCGAGCTCGTACCCGGCGGCGGCCACCGACTTCATGCAGGCCCATGGCATCCGCGGCCCGGGCTTCAATCACTTCGAGTTCGGCGGCTATCTGCTGTGGCGCTTCTGGCCGGAGCGCGATCGGCTGCCGTTCATAGACATCCACCAGACCGGCACCGCCGAGGATCGCCGCCTCGCCGGCCTGATGCTCAACGACGCCGGCGCCTGGCACACGCTCGAAACCGAACATCGGTTCGAGTGGGCGCTGCTGCGCCGCCTCCACGGCGCCTACGACGTCTCGCTCGACATCGTCGAGGCCGATTCGAGCTGGACGCTGGCGTTCCTCGACGACGCGGCCGCGCTCTATCTCCGCCGCGGCGGGCGGTTCGCCGCGCTGGCCGATTCGTTCGGCTACCGCCACGTGCGCGCCGGGCGCACCGGCATGGCGGTGATGGGCCGCGAGCTGGCGGACTCGACGGCGCGCGAACAGACCCGCGCCGAGCTCGAGCGCATGGCCGCCTCGTCGCCGGCCAATTCGGGGGCCTCCAGCATCCTCTCCCAGCTCGACATGATCGATGGCCACTGGAGCGCCGCGCGCCAGCACTTGGAAGCGGCCCATCGGGTGGATCCCGAGGTGCCGCGCTACGAGTCGCGCCTCGGCTGGATCGCGCTCCGGCAAGGCGACCGCGCCGGGGCCGAGCGCGAGTTCCGGGCGGCGTTGCGCCGGGACCCCGGGGACGCCCAGGCCCGACAGGGGCTCGAAGCCCTTTCCGGCAGCTCCCACTGAACTCGGGACCGGCGGCGAGGCCGTCCGTCAATTCCGCCATTGCCCGTCCGGAGTCCCGGACGTAGCCTTGTAAAGTCACAGATGGCCATCGTGATCGACCTGCTTCGCCATGGGGATGCCGCCCCGGCGTCAGAGGGCGGAGACGCCGCTCGGCGCCTCACCGAGCGCGGCCGGTCAAACGTGGCATGGATCGCCAATCAGGTCGCGGCCGGCCCCCGTCCAACTCGCCTGTTCTCCAGTCCGCTCGCGCGCGCGCGCGAAACCGCCGAGCTGGTGGCGCAGCGGTTGAACGGCGCGCTCGCGATCGAAGGCCTCCCGGAGCTCGGCCCCGAGTGCGAGCCCGAAGACGTCCTACAGGCGTTGAGTGACCGCGGCATCGCATCGGGTCACGTGCTGATGGTGGGTCATCAGCCCCTGATCGGCCGCCTCGCGTCCCATTTGACCGGAACCGAACTGCCGGTGCCCCCCGCTACGCTGATCCGGATCTCCTGCGAGAGCATCCCAATCGCAAGGTCCGGTCGGCTCGAGAGGACCTGGTCGCCGGCCGTAATCGGAGGGAATCAGGCCGCCGGGTGAGAGCATTGCCTCTCGCTCGAATCAAGTGGAGGACCTCATGACCGTCGGACAGGCATCGGACCCGGCCGTGCGCGTTTCGCGCAACAGCGACATGCTGCTGGATGGACTCTTCACCGGGATGATCGGCGCGTTGGTCGTCGCGGTGTGGTTCCTGGTGCTGGACGTGGCCGCCGGACGACCGCTCTACACCCCTGCCCTGCTCGGGACCGTGCTCTTGCACGGCGCCGCGGTCGCCGCCAACGGACCGATCATCGCCCCGCTCGAGATCGCCGCCTACACTGCGGTCCATTTCGTGGCCTTCGTCGCGGTGGGCATCGTGTTCTCCCAGCTCATGAATCTCTTCGAGCGTTTCCCGATCATGTTCTTCGTGCTGCTGGTGCTGTTCCTGAGTCTCCAGCTCGGCGTGTTCGTGGCCGACGCCGCGCTCGGCACCCAGATGATCGGGCGGCTGGCGCCCTGGTCGGTGCTGATCGCCAATCTGCTCGCCGCGGCCGGCATGGCGTGGTACCAGTGGCTGCGGCATCCCAGTGTGTTGAAGAGCGTCGAGCGGCTGTGGGAGCACGAACCTCAACAGTAGTCCTGACGCGCAGGCCTCTCGGGCCAGGGAGATCCGGATGGGCGTTCTGGATGGCAAGGTCGCCGTAGTCACCGGAGGCAATCGCGGCATCGGCCGCGGGATCGTAGAAGCGCTGGCCGCCGAGGGCGCGACCGTCGTGCTCACGGCGCGGGGCGCCGATGACGCGGCGCGGGCGGCGCGCGAGGTCGGCCACGGCGCAATCGGCGTGGCCTGCGACGTGCGCTCCGAGGATTCGGTGGCCAAACTGTTCGGCGAGGTCGAGAAGCGCGCCGGCGGCTGCGACGTGCTGGTCAACAATGCCGGGGTCGGCATCTTCGGACCGGTCGCCGACCTGCGCCCCGACGAATGGCGCGCCGTCATCGAAACCAATCTCAACGGCGTCTTCTACTGCTGCCATGCCGCGATTGCTCAGATGAAGAAGCGCGGCGGCGGCTACATCTTCAACATCTCCTCGCTGGCCGGGCGCAACGCGTTTCCGAACGGCGCCGCCTACAACGCCAGCAAGTTCGGGCTCAATGGATTCAGCGAAGCGCTGATGCAGGAAGTGCGCTACGACAACATCCGCGTCTCCTATCTGATGCCGGGCAGCGTCGCCACCGACTTTGGCAGCGGCTCGTCGCAGAAGTCGGACTGGGCGCTCACTCCCGCCGACGTCGCCGAGGTGGTGCTCGACCTGCTGCGCTCGCCGGCGCGCGCCCTCTACAGCCGCGTCGAGATGCGCCCGAGCCGCCCGCCCCGGCGGTCCTGATTCGCGGCGCGCCCCGCGCCCGTACTCCCGCCCACCGCGCCCGTCGCCGCAGGCAAGACCCCGGCTGGCGGCCGGCGCATCGACTCGGCTAAGGTGCACCGCTCGCCCGCCGCGTCGCTTCCCCGCGGGCTTACTCATGGCCGGCCGGATGGCCGGAACTCGGGCGACTCACGGAGGAACATCCATGCGAGGTATATCGCTCATGTTCGTGACCACGGCGCTGCTGGCGATGGCGGCGCACGACTCGGGAGCCGCCGGCGCGGCCGCTCCGGCGGGGACCAAACCGGGTGCGCCGGCTTCCGGCGCCGCCACGAGCGGCGACGACAACGCGCCATTCTGGGCGGCGAAGCCCAACGCCGAGCAGTTCGCGAAGCTCCAGGATCAGCGAATCGCGAAGGCCAGAGCGGCGATCGCGAAGCTCAAGGCGGTGAAGGGCGCTCGCACCGTCGAGAATACGCTGGCGCCTTACGACGAGGCCATCCGGCAGATCGACGCGGCCGGCGCCCAGACCAGCCTGATGCAGAACGTCAGTCCCGAGGAGGCGGTCCGCACCGCCGCCGAGAAGGCGCAGCAGGCGGTGTCCGCCTACGCCACCGAGCTGTCGCTCGACCGCGCGGTGTACGACGCGCTTTCGGGTCT encodes the following:
- a CDS encoding SDR family oxidoreductase — translated: MGVLDGKVAVVTGGNRGIGRGIVEALAAEGATVVLTARGADDAARAAREVGHGAIGVACDVRSEDSVAKLFGEVEKRAGGCDVLVNNAGVGIFGPVADLRPDEWRAVIETNLNGVFYCCHAAIAQMKKRGGGYIFNISSLAGRNAFPNGAAYNASKFGLNGFSEALMQEVRYDNIRVSYLMPGSVATDFGSGSSQKSDWALTPADVAEVVLDLLRSPARALYSRVEMRPSRPPRRS
- a CDS encoding histidine phosphatase family protein, which produces MAIVIDLLRHGDAAPASEGGDAARRLTERGRSNVAWIANQVAAGPRPTRLFSSPLARARETAELVAQRLNGALAIEGLPELGPECEPEDVLQALSDRGIASGHVLMVGHQPLIGRLASHLTGTELPVPPATLIRISCESIPIARSGRLERTWSPAVIGGNQAAG